Proteins encoded by one window of Glycine soja cultivar W05 chromosome 15, ASM419377v2, whole genome shotgun sequence:
- the LOC114388743 gene encoding BTB/POZ domain-containing protein At5g47800-like, giving the protein MKFMKLGTRPDTFYSEQATRSLVSDIPSDLVIKIYDTTYLLHKSSLLPKCGLLRRLCSDSSDSENVPLELHDMPGGADAFEICAKFCYGVSINISAHNFVPALCAAKLLQMNESIEKGNFVSKLEAFFSSCILEGWKDSIAALQATNKLPEWSENLGITRKCIDLIIEKILTPPPQVKWSYTYTRPGYTRKQHHSVPKDWWTEDVSDLNIDLFRCILMAIRSTYVLPPQLIGEALHVYACKWLPSITKLKSSFNSATQAEESKAVSRKILETIVSMIPADRGSVSAGFLLRLLSISSPLGVSPVTKTELVKRASIQFEEATVSDLLYPSTSPLDQNFYDTELVLAVLESYLKFWKRISPGAVDKRHLIKSIRSVGKLIDSYLQVVARDDNMPVSKFVSLAETVPAIGRLEHDDLYQAINIYLKVHPDLSKADKKRLCGILECQKLTPEVRAHAVKNEFLPLRTVVQLLYFEQEKDSKETTSSKLQKSHDLLLGAKKRPATRDSDGKRSLVNKEEFKREEVTRRISHAESREKSQHKTKRSDGKLALDLEKKMVIRGDNEDIGSEKLRGAKEQRMSSSKSDLDAKKNIQRARSKKSEHGRERRR; this is encoded by the exons ATGAAGTTCATGAAACTTGGAACAAGGCCAGATACTTTCTACAGTGAACAAGCTACCAG GAGTCTTGTTTCAGATATTCCATCTGACCTTGTGATAAAAATCTATGACACTACTTATCTGCTACACAAG TCTTCCCTTCTTCCAAAATGTGGCCTTCTACGAAGGCTTTGCTCAGATTCTAGTGATTCTGAGAATGTTCCTCTAGAGCTTCATGATATGCCTGGAGGGGCAGATGCATTTGAAATCTGTGCTAAGTTCTGCTATGGAGTTTCAATCAACATCAGTGCTCATAACTTTGTACCCGCACTCTGTGCTGCTAAACTCCTCCAAATGAACGAGTCCATTGAGAAAGGAAACTTTGTAAGCAAACTTGAGGCTTTCTTCAGTTCATGCATTCTTGAAGGATGGAAAGACTCTATTGCAGCACTGCAGGCCACTAACAAGTTACCGGAGTGGTCTGAGAATCTTGGCATAACAAGAAAATGCATTGATTTAATTATTGAGAAAATTCTTACACCCCCACCACAG GTCAAATGGTCCTACACCTACACTAGGCCCGGTTATACCAGAAAACAGCATCATTCAGTCCCAAAGGATTGGTGGACTGAGGATGTGTCCGATCTTAACATAGATCTTTTCAGGTGCATATTAATGGCTATTAGATCAACTTATGTGCTCCCACCACAGCTTATTGGCGAAGCTCTGCATGTCTATGCCTGTAAGTGGCTACCCAGCATCACAAAGCTTAAAAGTTCATTCAATTCAGCAACACAAGCAGAAGAATCTAAAGCTGTGAGCCGAAAAATTCTGGAGACAATTGTGAGCATGATTCCTGCTGATAGAGGGTCGGTTTCAGCTGGCTTCTTGTTAAGGCTTCTCAGCATTTCAAGCCCTCTTGGTGTCTCCCCAGTGACCAAAACAGAACTAGTAAAGAGAGCCAGCATACAGTTTGAGGAGGCAACAGTGAGTGACCTGCTTTATCCTTCAACATCCCCTTTGGACCAAAACTTTTATGACACGGAATTAGTCCTAGCAGTGTTGGAAAGTTACTTAAAGTTTTGGAAAAGAATCTCGCCTGGTGCTGTGGATAAAAGACACTTGATAAAATCAATCAGAAGTGTTGGTAAGCTCATTGATTCCTATCTTCAAGTGGTGGCAAGGGATGATAATATGCCAGTGTCAAAATTTGTCTCCCTGGCTGAAACTGTGCCAGCTATTGGCCGATTAGAGCATGATGATCTCTACCAGGctataaacatctatcttaag GTGCATCCTGACCTGAGCAAAGCAGACAAAAAGCGCTTGTGTGGGATTCTGGAGTGCCAAAAGCTGACCCCAGAAGTGCGTGCACATGCAGTCAAAAATGAATTTCTGCCACTGAGAACTGTGGTGCAGCTCCTCTACTTTGAACAAGAAAAAGATTCTAAGGAAACCACTAGTTCCAAGCTGCAAAAGTCTCATGATCTACTTCTAGGAGCAAAGAAGAGACCAGCCACTAGAGATAGCGATGGCAAGCGATCTTTAGTAAacaaagaagaattcaagagagAAGAAGTCACAAGAAGAATCTCCCATGCTGAAAGTAGAGAAAAGAGTCAAcacaaaactaaaagatcaGATGGTAAGTTGGCATTGGACTTGGAAAAAAAGATGGTTATAAGAGGAGACAATGAAGATATAGGATCGGAAAAGTTAAGGGGAGCCAAGGAACAAAGAATGTCAAGCAGCAAGTCAGACTTGGATGCTAAGAAAAACATACAAAGGGCAAGAAGCAAAAAATCAGAACATGGCCGTGAAAGGAGAAGATAG